A DNA window from Ignavibacteriales bacterium contains the following coding sequences:
- the coaBC gene encoding bifunctional phosphopantothenoylcysteine decarboxylase/phosphopantothenate--cysteine ligase CoaBC: protein MLRNRKILIGITGGIAAYKIPQLVRDFKKSGADVKVVMTDSATEFVTPLTLSTLTQNEVVVGSFPRLTKNILQASTWHIDLAQWADVMLVAPATANTIAKLASGIADNSVTTLALAMRAPVMLSPSMDVDMWNHPITQSNISQLHQLGYQILQPAEGELASGLTGTGRLPDLPKIQQAIEILLTDVHQDLQGKRILITAGPTYEPIDPVRFIGNRSSGKMGFALAAAAVHRGAEVTLVTGKTHLTTPRSVKRIDILTAEQMYKAVMRNRDNKDGIIMAAAVADYTPVKVINQKIKKNIQDKNQFVIQLKPTKDILKELGTRKGKAILVGFAVETENEIKNAKMKLHSKNLDAIILNNPMEDGAGFDVETNIATFIPKNGKIEKFPKMTKYQLAHQILQRISKLLG from the coding sequence GTGTTGCGGAATAGAAAAATATTGATCGGGATAACAGGCGGAATCGCAGCGTATAAGATTCCGCAGCTTGTAAGAGATTTCAAAAAAAGTGGTGCCGACGTCAAAGTTGTCATGACCGATTCCGCAACAGAGTTTGTTACGCCACTAACACTTTCTACGCTTACACAAAACGAAGTGGTTGTAGGAAGTTTTCCAAGATTGACTAAAAACATATTGCAGGCAAGTACATGGCATATTGATCTTGCACAATGGGCAGATGTAATGTTGGTCGCCCCTGCAACTGCAAACACGATTGCAAAACTTGCATCCGGTATCGCCGACAATTCAGTAACAACACTCGCCCTAGCAATGCGGGCTCCGGTAATGCTTTCACCTTCGATGGACGTCGATATGTGGAATCATCCTATCACTCAATCGAATATTTCTCAGCTTCACCAACTAGGTTACCAAATTCTTCAACCGGCAGAAGGAGAACTTGCGAGTGGTTTAACCGGTACAGGTAGATTACCCGACCTCCCAAAGATTCAGCAGGCAATCGAAATTTTGCTTACAGATGTACATCAGGATCTTCAAGGGAAAAGAATTCTTATCACTGCCGGGCCAACATATGAGCCGATAGATCCGGTACGTTTTATCGGAAACAGATCATCCGGAAAAATGGGATTTGCCCTCGCGGCAGCCGCAGTTCACAGAGGTGCAGAAGTAACCCTCGTTACCGGCAAAACGCATCTCACCACACCACGCTCGGTAAAACGAATAGATATCTTGACTGCCGAACAAATGTATAAGGCTGTTATGAGAAATAGAGACAATAAAGACGGAATCATAATGGCTGCTGCAGTTGCCGATTATACACCAGTAAAAGTCATTAATCAGAAAATTAAAAAAAATATTCAAGACAAAAATCAATTCGTTATACAATTAAAACCAACTAAAGATATTCTTAAAGAGCTTGGCACCCGAAAAGGCAAAGCCATTCTTGTTGGATTTGCCGTTGAAACCGAGAATGAAATAAAAAATGCGAAAATGAAATTACACTCGAAAAACCTTGATGCAATCATTCTAAATAATCCGATGGAAGACGGAGCCGGTTTCGACGTTGAGACAAACATTGCCACATTCATCCCGAAGAATGGGAAAATTGAAAAATTCCCCAAGATGACGAAATATCAACTCGCTCACCAGATTCTGCAACGGATTTCTAAACTGCTTGGATAA
- a CDS encoding FecR domain-containing protein yields the protein MKRIYFSETIKIIGTMVFLLAPLLNLIAGESNGVAIVKKAYNDVQKVTQEGKTEKAQISTPLFPEDKLKTGRKAFALVKFTEDNSIIRVREQAVLTIKSGGLRNSTMKEAFLERGGIGFDVTKQKNNQQFQLTSPTSVASIRGTKGKWCRSEHSDTLILIEGKVLLKNRLSNNEVELEGGFIGFSNDDGTVEMRTATESELADAVRFASTDESRRQLKIEMKDLKGTKKTLKLDYKE from the coding sequence ATGAAACGGATATATTTTTCTGAAACGATTAAAATAATCGGTACGATGGTATTTCTACTCGCACCGCTACTCAATTTAATTGCAGGAGAATCAAACGGCGTTGCCATCGTCAAGAAGGCATATAACGACGTACAAAAAGTTACACAAGAAGGAAAAACGGAGAAAGCGCAAATTAGCACGCCATTATTTCCGGAAGATAAATTAAAAACAGGCCGCAAAGCGTTTGCTCTGGTAAAGTTTACGGAAGATAATAGTATAATTCGTGTACGTGAACAAGCAGTATTAACTATTAAAAGCGGCGGTCTAAGAAACTCTACCATGAAAGAAGCATTTTTGGAAAGGGGTGGAATTGGTTTCGATGTCACCAAACAAAAAAACAATCAACAGTTCCAATTAACATCACCGACTTCAGTGGCATCTATCAGAGGAACAAAAGGAAAGTGGTGCAGGAGTGAACATTCTGACACGCTCATTTTGATCGAAGGAAAAGTGTTATTGAAAAACCGATTATCAAATAACGAAGTGGAACTGGAAGGCGGATTCATCGGCTTCTCGAACGATGACGGGACTGTCGAAATGCGCACAGCAACTGAGAGCGAACTTGCGGATGCCGTTCGATTTGCATCTACGGATGAATCACGCCGTCAATTGAAAATAGAGATGAAAGATCTCAAAGGTACAAAAAAAACCTTAAAACTTGATTACAAAGAATAA
- the rseP gene encoding RIP metalloprotease RseP codes for MQIINMLFYTAITLGVLIFIHEFGHFITAKLTGMRVDRFSIGFPPRAFGKKIGETDYCLSWIPIGGYVKIAGMIDESMDTNFLTKEPEPWEFRSKPLWAKTIVISGGVIMNVLLALIIFWGLHFSQGSYTAETTQVGYVFHNSPFEKAGLLPADRILSINGDNVTHWDEVQNLLYVKNAGNEIDLVIDRNGQQIHLNIPQLKVSAMSDSTPGLLVAHTATVIDGVESSLPAGKLGLLPGDTLIGVGDKKVNQIEAVSMIRSNAGKNISITWKRAQNILTDTITVTPEGRIGVRLSSHYVGPSKRIQYSVFQSFTIALNDVKESVYLFYLTFSKIFAGKTSMRDSLGGPIAIAQLATQSAEYGFSMFIWFMAQLSMSLAILNILPIPALDGGHLMIFLIEKIRGKEIPNKVKIVIQQAGFILLLIFMVFVIYNDIVRF; via the coding sequence ATGCAAATCATCAATATGTTATTTTATACCGCAATCACACTTGGCGTGCTGATATTTATTCATGAGTTCGGGCATTTCATCACCGCTAAGTTGACGGGTATGCGTGTTGACAGATTTTCAATCGGTTTTCCTCCAAGAGCATTCGGGAAAAAAATTGGTGAGACAGATTATTGCCTCTCGTGGATACCGATAGGCGGATATGTTAAGATTGCAGGTATGATTGATGAGAGCATGGATACAAATTTTTTGACCAAAGAACCTGAGCCATGGGAGTTTCGTTCAAAACCTTTATGGGCAAAAACAATTGTTATTTCGGGCGGAGTGATAATGAATGTGTTACTCGCATTAATAATTTTTTGGGGACTACACTTTTCGCAGGGTTCTTATACCGCCGAGACGACTCAGGTTGGATACGTTTTTCACAATTCTCCTTTTGAGAAAGCGGGTCTACTTCCGGCAGACAGAATTCTATCTATAAACGGTGACAATGTAACTCATTGGGATGAAGTTCAAAACTTACTCTATGTAAAGAATGCGGGTAATGAAATTGATCTGGTTATTGATCGTAACGGTCAACAAATACATCTCAACATACCACAGTTAAAAGTTTCAGCAATGTCCGATTCCACGCCCGGATTACTTGTGGCGCATACAGCAACAGTCATCGACGGGGTAGAATCGAGTCTACCCGCAGGCAAGCTTGGTTTGTTGCCTGGTGATACGCTTATCGGTGTGGGAGATAAAAAAGTAAATCAGATTGAAGCGGTATCAATGATTCGAAGTAATGCCGGAAAAAATATTTCAATCACATGGAAACGCGCTCAGAATATTTTAACAGATACTATCACTGTTACACCTGAAGGTAGAATCGGCGTCAGGCTAAGCAGTCATTATGTCGGTCCTTCGAAGAGAATTCAATATTCTGTTTTTCAATCTTTTACCATCGCATTGAACGATGTGAAAGAATCTGTATATCTCTTTTATCTGACATTCAGTAAAATATTTGCAGGCAAAACATCGATGCGCGATTCGCTTGGTGGTCCTATAGCGATCGCTCAGCTTGCCACTCAGAGTGCTGAGTACGGATTCTCGATGTTTATCTGGTTCATGGCACAATTAAGCATGAGTCTGGCAATTTTAAATATATTACCTATTCCCGCCCTCGATGGAGGTCACCTTATGATTTTCCTCATAGAGAAAATAAGGGGAAAAGAGATCCCGAATAAGGTGAAGATTGTAATACAGCAGGCGGGTTTTATCCTTTTATTGATTTTTATGGTTTTTGTCATATATAACGATATTGTAAGATTTTAA
- the dnaB gene encoding replicative DNA helicase translates to MPRDKKTTTQNFSDSDLNFSGRIPPQAVDVEKAVLGAMLIEKEAAPKVLELLDYQSFYNPTHQKIYQAMLALFEKGDPIDAVTVVEELRRRGKLNDAEDPVYITELTLNTPTAANVEYHARIVLEKALMRSLISASSEIGTRAYSNTEDALDLLDEAESKIFQISEKRMRRSFTPINRALHETFEMLQEIHGKHSGITGAPSGFPTLDEKTGGFQKSDLIIVAGRPSQGKTAFALSVARNAALHKEKKCAVAIFSIEMSERQLIIRMLSSEARVNAHELRTGRLHEDKWKNLSRNVGRLAEAKIFIDDTPALTMLELRAKARRLKAEHEIGLIIVDYLQLIQGPKNSESREREISMISRSLKALAKEIDVPVIALSQLNRGVESRGDKRPMLSDLRESGAIEQDADVVIFVHRPETYGITDIKDDDGNTIPSEGIAEIIIGKQRNGPTGMVRLQFHKEYASFEKLEFMIAPPNLLPDDSPF, encoded by the coding sequence ATGCCCAGAGATAAAAAAACAACAACACAGAATTTTTCCGATAGCGATCTAAATTTTTCTGGACGCATACCACCGCAAGCCGTAGATGTTGAGAAGGCGGTTCTTGGAGCCATGCTTATCGAGAAAGAGGCCGCGCCGAAAGTTTTAGAGCTTCTTGACTACCAAAGTTTTTACAATCCAACACACCAAAAAATTTATCAAGCAATGTTGGCATTGTTCGAAAAGGGTGATCCTATCGATGCGGTTACGGTAGTTGAAGAATTGCGACGACGTGGTAAACTCAACGATGCCGAAGACCCTGTCTACATAACAGAACTTACATTAAACACTCCAACTGCAGCCAACGTTGAATACCATGCCCGGATAGTCCTAGAAAAAGCGCTGATGAGAAGTTTGATTTCGGCATCATCTGAGATAGGAACCCGGGCATACAGCAATACTGAAGATGCTCTTGATCTTTTGGATGAGGCGGAGTCGAAAATTTTTCAGATTTCCGAAAAGCGCATGCGCCGATCGTTTACACCTATCAACCGCGCTCTTCATGAAACGTTCGAGATGCTTCAGGAAATTCATGGTAAACACAGTGGAATAACGGGTGCTCCATCAGGTTTCCCAACTTTAGACGAAAAAACCGGCGGATTTCAAAAATCGGATCTCATTATTGTTGCCGGACGTCCAAGTCAGGGTAAGACTGCATTCGCATTATCGGTAGCGCGGAACGCGGCGCTTCATAAAGAAAAAAAATGTGCTGTCGCGATATTCAGTATCGAAATGTCGGAACGACAATTAATAATTAGAATGCTCTCGTCCGAAGCACGCGTGAATGCACACGAACTTCGCACCGGTCGTTTGCATGAGGATAAATGGAAAAATCTCAGCCGCAATGTTGGACGGCTGGCAGAAGCAAAAATATTTATCGACGACACACCCGCGCTTACGATGTTGGAACTGCGGGCAAAGGCACGTCGATTGAAAGCTGAACATGAAATCGGTCTGATCATAGTCGATTACCTGCAGTTAATACAGGGTCCTAAAAATTCTGAATCTCGTGAGCGGGAAATCTCAATGATCTCCAGGTCTCTGAAAGCGCTCGCAAAAGAAATCGATGTTCCGGTCATCGCGCTTTCACAGTTAAACCGTGGAGTTGAATCGCGTGGAGATAAACGACCGATGCTTTCAGATTTGCGCGAATCCGGAGCAATTGAACAGGACGCAGATGTCGTGATATTTGTTCATCGTCCGGAAACATACGGTATCACAGATATTAAAGATGACGATGGTAATACAATCCCATCCGAAGGGATTGCCGAGATAATTATAGGAAAACAAAGAAACGGACCGACCGGCATGGTTCGACTACAATTCCACAAGGAGTACGCAAGTTTTGAAAAACTCGAATTCATGATCGCTCCCCCCAATTTATTACCTGATGATTCACCCTTCTGA
- a CDS encoding DNA-directed RNA polymerase subunit omega — protein MPIKPLDIEKLSNQAENVYEAIVVLLKRARQINEEMKIEFNQRIEMLQTKVFEPEEETDQPQTNPDQILIAQEFEKRPKPTESAINELMEKRLAHRYKDDEHITPA, from the coding sequence ATGCCAATTAAACCATTAGACATAGAAAAGTTGAGCAATCAGGCCGAAAACGTGTACGAGGCAATAGTCGTTCTGCTCAAGCGCGCAAGGCAGATAAATGAAGAGATGAAAATCGAATTCAACCAGCGCATTGAAATGCTTCAAACAAAAGTGTTCGAACCGGAAGAAGAGACAGATCAGCCGCAAACCAACCCGGATCAAATTCTGATCGCGCAAGAATTCGAAAAACGTCCAAAACCGACTGAATCGGCTATTAATGAATTGATGGAGAAACGTCTCGCACATCGTTATAAAGACGACGAGCACATCACTCCTGCTTAA
- a CDS encoding uracil-DNA glycosylase, translating to MMDLLDNTKRYFLQQKDLFGNTIYVESDVKKKSNSAHEISMPTDEPWTESENLVELDKSINKCLKCGLGNTRTNFVFGVGNPKADVMFVGEAPGADEDAQGEPFVGRAGQLLNKILAAVDLKREDVYICNILKCRPPNNRDPEANEMELCTPYLYKQISLIQPKFIICLGRIAAQWLLQTNGTLSSMREKIHDFRGTKLIVTYHPAALLRNPNWKRPAWEDMKMFRDEYNKIIKR from the coding sequence ATGATGGATTTGTTAGATAATACGAAACGTTATTTTTTACAACAAAAAGATTTATTTGGAAATACAATTTATGTTGAGTCCGATGTGAAAAAGAAATCAAACAGCGCTCATGAAATCTCGATGCCAACCGATGAACCATGGACGGAATCTGAAAATTTAGTTGAGCTTGATAAATCGATCAATAAGTGCTTGAAGTGCGGACTCGGGAATACCCGCACAAATTTTGTTTTCGGTGTAGGCAATCCGAAGGCTGATGTAATGTTCGTTGGTGAAGCGCCCGGAGCCGATGAAGATGCACAAGGAGAACCGTTTGTAGGCAGAGCTGGGCAACTGCTTAACAAAATTCTTGCGGCAGTTGACCTGAAAAGGGAAGATGTTTATATCTGCAACATACTAAAATGCCGGCCGCCGAATAATCGCGACCCCGAAGCGAACGAAATGGAACTTTGCACTCCTTACCTTTATAAACAAATTTCTTTGATTCAACCGAAATTCATTATCTGTTTAGGTAGAATCGCCGCCCAGTGGTTACTTCAAACGAACGGTACATTAAGTTCGATGCGGGAAAAAATTCATGACTTCAGAGGAACAAAATTGATTGTAACGTATCATCCAGCCGCGCTTCTGCGGAATCCAAACTGGAAACGCCCCGCATGGGAAGATATGAAGATGTTCCGCGATGAATACAATAAAATTATTAAACGATAA
- the sixA gene encoding phosphohistidine phosphatase SixA: MKLILVRHGDAKPGIDDASRELSDLGIEQAVRAAQTLLGLQLIPDVIISSPLCRAIQTAVEVGKFFPGIDLITSEHLTPSSDHRHIFEILRSLQHKTVLLVGHEPHLSTLISLLITGTRYGKFIVSKGGIAVIHLEDSVSAGNGALRLVLQSDEIKNIQN, translated from the coding sequence ATGAAATTAATACTCGTTCGACACGGTGACGCAAAACCCGGTATCGATGATGCGAGCAGAGAGCTTTCGGATCTGGGAATTGAACAGGCAGTTCGCGCCGCGCAAACATTACTTGGTTTACAATTGATTCCAGATGTTATCATTAGTAGCCCTTTGTGCCGCGCCATTCAAACTGCCGTGGAGGTAGGAAAGTTTTTTCCGGGGATCGACTTGATCACATCCGAACACTTAACACCATCGTCAGATCACCGTCATATTTTCGAAATACTCAGATCATTGCAACATAAAACGGTTCTGTTAGTTGGGCATGAGCCACATCTAAGTACATTAATTTCACTGTTGATAACCGGTACACGGTATGGAAAATTTATTGTTTCAAAAGGAGGGATAGCTGTTATACATCTTGAGGATTCGGTGTCTGCCGGAAATGGCGCACTCCGGTTAGTACTGCAATCCGATGAAATTAAAAATATTCAAAATTGA
- a CDS encoding DUF814 domain-containing protein: MPVHYFTLKALSNEFRTLFKGSIIRTVFTQQKNELLIGLSKIGDARSSGNKITICISVSPRNNYIFYRMGISRAKTNSVDLFTDSIGSVISDFYVHSSDRSVFVTLDSSKQFVIQLYNTATSNVYLIDDNMKIVEAFKDDRKFKDTVLEIRSTIGNSTENLYQDLTAFGKLSITASLKKVFPILDNKYITEILFKSSVDCNKETHLLSENEIDRISNEIKTIFQISENPSPYIYVDSDGDRIISVTELSHRHGSKNITFPTVNDAVKKYISITSRETGVENEKEIYLDKLRTLLQHNERSIRNASAHLSVDPSRMEKIGNLILSSIHQIKKGMKKIVLEDIYGDGNSIEVDLDPALTPSRNAEKYFEKGKRAELGRIESVRRVNELKIRIDTIKPLIEDLEKIYSSEEIKNFQKKYYSELKSMNITVNKKEEEEKPPFRIFTVAGGFEVWVGKSSANNDLLTTKFCKPQDLWFHARGAGGSHTVLKIPRGTENIPRESIKQAASIAAYYSKMRKASNVPVAYCERKYVRKPKGVAEGTVYLEREEVIFVPPKLP, encoded by the coding sequence ATGCCTGTTCACTATTTTACATTAAAAGCGTTATCCAACGAATTCCGTACCTTATTTAAAGGTTCAATTATCAGAACTGTTTTTACTCAACAAAAAAATGAGTTATTAATCGGGTTGAGTAAAATTGGAGATGCCCGCTCCTCAGGGAACAAGATTACAATTTGTATTTCGGTTTCACCTCGAAATAATTATATCTTTTATAGGATGGGTATATCGCGAGCTAAAACTAACTCGGTGGATTTATTCACTGATTCAATTGGTTCGGTTATCAGTGATTTCTATGTCCATTCTTCAGATCGTTCAGTCTTTGTAACTCTCGATTCTTCAAAACAATTTGTTATTCAACTATACAACACAGCGACGAGTAATGTTTATCTTATCGACGATAACATGAAGATAGTGGAAGCGTTCAAAGACGATCGGAAATTTAAAGATACTGTTTTGGAGATTAGATCAACAATCGGGAATTCGACAGAAAATTTATATCAGGATCTGACGGCATTCGGTAAACTTTCAATCACTGCTTCATTGAAAAAAGTATTTCCGATTCTGGATAATAAATATATCACCGAGATTTTATTCAAATCTTCCGTTGATTGCAATAAGGAGACACACTTATTATCGGAAAACGAAATCGATAGAATTTCCAATGAAATAAAAACCATATTCCAAATATCCGAGAATCCTTCTCCGTATATATATGTTGATTCCGATGGTGACAGAATTATATCGGTTACAGAGTTGAGTCATCGTCACGGATCAAAAAACATTACCTTTCCAACAGTGAACGATGCTGTAAAAAAATATATTTCCATCACTTCGCGGGAAACCGGAGTTGAAAACGAGAAAGAAATTTATCTGGATAAACTTCGAACGCTGTTACAGCATAACGAACGTTCAATTCGAAATGCCTCGGCTCATTTAAGCGTAGACCCGTCACGGATGGAAAAAATCGGGAACCTTATACTTTCAAGCATCCATCAAATTAAAAAGGGGATGAAGAAAATAGTTCTTGAAGATATTTATGGAGATGGAAATTCAATCGAAGTCGATCTTGATCCGGCGTTAACACCTTCCCGAAACGCAGAAAAATATTTTGAAAAAGGTAAAAGAGCTGAATTAGGACGAATCGAATCAGTGCGTCGAGTAAATGAGTTAAAAATCCGAATCGATACCATTAAACCGTTAATAGAGGATTTAGAAAAAATTTATTCTTCTGAAGAAATTAAGAACTTTCAAAAAAAATATTATTCCGAATTAAAATCGATGAATATCACAGTCAATAAAAAAGAAGAAGAGGAAAAGCCTCCGTTCAGAATATTTACAGTCGCGGGTGGTTTTGAAGTATGGGTAGGGAAAAGCAGCGCTAATAACGATTTGCTGACAACAAAATTCTGCAAACCGCAGGATCTGTGGTTTCACGCGCGAGGGGCAGGTGGTTCGCACACGGTATTAAAAATACCGAGAGGAACGGAGAATATTCCACGTGAATCGATAAAACAAGCGGCGAGCATCGCCGCGTATTACAGCAAGATGCGGAAGGCATCAAATGTTCCGGTTGCATATTGTGAGCGAAAATATGTGCGAAAACCGAAAGGAGTTGCGGAAGGAACCGTTTATCTTGAGCGGGAAGAAGTGATATTTGTCCCCCCCAAGCTTCCTTGA
- the gmk gene encoding guanylate kinase gives MDNQLKLFVLAGPSGCGKTTIAKSILQKFPNTVFSISATTREMRSTETNAKDYYFIKRAEFEEKIKLNELIEWEEIYGDYYGSLKSEVDNAFANGKSIIFDVDVKGALSIKSKYGNNAKLIFIMPPSIEKLIERLRNRKTESEETFRRRMERVKMEMTFAPDFDYRVVNDLLEKAIEEVSGIVQKEIETHNNKNGKS, from the coding sequence ATGGACAATCAACTGAAATTATTTGTTCTTGCCGGACCAAGCGGATGCGGCAAAACGACTATTGCAAAATCAATTTTACAAAAATTCCCGAACACTGTTTTTTCCATCTCGGCAACGACCCGCGAGATGAGATCGACCGAAACGAACGCTAAAGATTATTATTTCATTAAACGTGCCGAATTTGAAGAAAAAATCAAACTAAACGAATTGATCGAGTGGGAAGAAATTTATGGCGATTATTACGGCTCATTGAAAAGCGAAGTTGATAATGCTTTCGCGAACGGTAAATCGATAATATTCGATGTTGATGTTAAAGGTGCTCTTTCGATAAAAAGTAAATACGGCAATAATGCAAAACTAATTTTCATAATGCCGCCAAGCATCGAAAAACTTATTGAACGTTTACGCAACCGGAAAACAGAATCGGAAGAAACATTCAGGCGGAGAATGGAGCGGGTTAAGATGGAAATGACGTTTGCGCCCGACTTTGATTATCGGGTCGTAAATGATTTGCTTGAAAAAGCTATAGAAGAAGTCAGCGGGATAGTTCAAAAAGAAATTGAAACACACAACAATAAAAACGGAAAATCATAA
- a CDS encoding 1-deoxy-D-xylulose-5-phosphate reductoisomerase, with product MAKKKNICILGSTGSIGANSLDVIARFPDKFNVQTLGTKNNINLLEKQIMKFHPKTVVVFDEIAAKSLRQKLKNSVRVLSGTDGLKDIVSAKDVDIVINSLVGFAGLHPTLEAIKHGKTVALANKESLVVAGELIMPMVKKYNASLIPIDSEHSAIMQCLIGESFGNVNRIILTASGGPFLNTTKNNFSKITIKQALNHPNWSMGSKITIDSATMMNKGLEVIEARWLFNLPPEKIDVLIHPQSIIHSMVEFVDGSIKAQLGVPDMRIPIQYALTYPQRFKSNNATVDFFSLGQMTFFKPDKKKFRCLQLAYDAIKIGGTMPAVLNAANEVAVEKFLSGKLPFHKIPTVISTALDKIKCVCKPTLSDIEETDRAARDVVLSITR from the coding sequence ATGGCGAAGAAAAAAAATATCTGCATACTAGGATCGACAGGTTCGATCGGGGCCAATAGTCTTGATGTTATTGCCCGTTTCCCCGACAAATTCAATGTGCAGACGCTGGGTACAAAAAACAACATTAATCTGCTTGAAAAACAGATTATGAAATTCCATCCTAAAACGGTTGTGGTTTTTGATGAGATAGCGGCTAAATCGCTCCGGCAAAAACTGAAAAACTCCGTAAGGGTTTTATCCGGAACAGACGGTTTGAAAGATATTGTTTCCGCCAAGGATGTAGATATTGTAATTAATTCTTTGGTGGGATTTGCAGGTTTACACCCAACCCTTGAGGCGATCAAACATGGAAAAACAGTAGCGCTGGCAAACAAAGAATCACTCGTTGTGGCAGGTGAATTAATTATGCCGATGGTTAAAAAGTACAACGCATCTTTGATACCTATCGATAGTGAGCACAGCGCGATTATGCAATGTTTAATCGGAGAAAGTTTCGGAAATGTAAACAGAATAATATTAACCGCATCGGGCGGTCCGTTCTTAAATACCACCAAGAATAATTTTTCTAAGATAACAATCAAGCAAGCGCTAAACCATCCGAATTGGAGCATGGGGAGTAAAATAACCATAGATTCCGCAACAATGATGAATAAAGGTTTGGAGGTTATTGAAGCGCGGTGGCTTTTTAATTTACCACCTGAAAAAATCGATGTCCTTATTCATCCTCAATCAATCATACACTCGATGGTGGAATTTGTTGACGGTTCAATAAAAGCACAACTTGGTGTTCCAGATATGAGGATACCAATTCAGTATGCACTAACATACCCCCAACGGTTCAAATCGAACAATGCAACAGTGGATTTTTTTTCGTTGGGGCAAATGACATTTTTTAAACCGGATAAAAAGAAATTTAGATGCCTTCAGCTCGCATATGATGCTATCAAGATTGGTGGCACAATGCCTGCGGTTTTGAATGCCGCGAATGAAGTCGCTGTTGAAAAATTTCTCTCCGGAAAACTTCCATTTCACAAAATTCCGACCGTAATATCAACAGCACTGGATAAAATTAAGTGCGTTTGTAAACCAACACTCTCCGATATCGAAGAAACCGATCGAGCAGCGCGAGATGTTGTATTAAGTATTACACGATAA
- a CDS encoding YicC family protein yields MISSMTGYGRGEVTDGKITAVAELRSVNNRYFEVSARLPRTMTLREGEVREIIRKRLSRGKINVALSITHENANEIPLKINSTAAKSYHRLLTDLGKTVKIREKITLNHLLQFQDIIEVSDFEKGDENEWMLVKKALLIALDEASVMRKREGAELMKDLVMRIRTIGEALTDIEKLAHDSLPLARKNLEQRVKDLSVDPVIIDMKRLETEFALLVDKLDITEETVRFQSHNKFFLNALKSDEAVGRKLNFLVQEMNREANTIGSKAGSSEIAHRVVGIKEELEKIREQLQNIE; encoded by the coding sequence ATGATTTCAAGCATGACAGGGTATGGACGAGGCGAAGTAACAGATGGCAAAATAACCGCTGTTGCCGAATTACGCTCTGTGAACAATAGGTACTTCGAGGTTTCAGCCCGTCTTCCGCGCACGATGACTTTGCGCGAGGGAGAGGTCAGGGAGATTATCCGGAAACGTTTAAGTCGCGGTAAAATTAATGTCGCATTGAGTATCACACACGAGAACGCTAACGAAATTCCTTTGAAAATAAATTCAACTGCCGCAAAGTCATATCATCGGTTATTGACCGATCTTGGTAAGACCGTTAAAATTCGGGAAAAGATTACTCTAAACCATCTGTTGCAGTTTCAGGATATTATTGAAGTCAGCGATTTTGAAAAAGGTGATGAAAACGAATGGATGCTGGTTAAGAAGGCACTTCTCATTGCTCTTGACGAGGCATCCGTAATGCGTAAGCGAGAAGGAGCGGAACTGATGAAGGATCTCGTTATGCGTATCCGCACTATCGGTGAAGCTCTCACAGACATAGAAAAACTTGCTCACGATTCGCTTCCCTTGGCACGGAAGAATTTAGAACAACGCGTAAAAGATCTTTCTGTTGATCCGGTAATAATCGATATGAAGCGTCTTGAAACCGAGTTCGCGTTACTCGTAGATAAATTAGATATAACAGAAGAAACAGTAAGATTCCAAAGTCACAACAAGTTTTTTTTGAACGCTCTCAAATCGGATGAAGCCGTTGGAAGAAAATTAAATTTTTTGGTGCAGGAGATGAACAGGGAAGCAAACACTATCGGCTCTAAAGCCGGCAGTTCCGAAATTGCCCATCGAGTTGTTGGAATAAAAGAAGAGCTAGAGAAAATTCGCGAGCAGTTACAGAATATCGAGTAG